The following are from one region of the Ignavibacteriales bacterium genome:
- a CDS encoding glycogen-binding domain-containing protein: protein MYKNKLILNLFLTSLFFILNLFSIEAQTEIKSLKVYAGSSQDSIPIIDGQKNSLTIEFDVKSVGEPMFNIIFKFCDRDWNPYNNLFLSNTGYNTVFQHQMFYEVLPPQIKEVDFHYKGSFPNDRSSVDFPFSGKWKFYVTESNDTSKVYAVGKFIVVNNLIEVSAKIKNETLEKIYFPTDLGRIFQLDLELNLPENYFPSNVQGIEIIENQKIEYPYYVDRKGNSDLRAYYWNGSNKFSFMSKEIRPGNSYRQVDLRNTTINMAKQVYAQFDGVETSRFFVSPGKDLHGGSLVAKYSDQFATYLDVTFRLRPPAEINSKIFLVGSFNNWQVLPEYEMQNSGGLFTTTVQIKRGIYDYQYVTADLNDGKISNIDWYILEGNNWNTKNYYSIFLWYSEPDKGGYDRIIGYQQIMSN, encoded by the coding sequence ATGTATAAGAATAAACTCATTCTGAATTTATTTTTAACTTCTCTATTTTTTATTTTGAATCTGTTTTCAATAGAAGCACAAACTGAAATCAAATCTTTAAAAGTCTATGCCGGCAGTTCCCAAGATTCAATACCGATCATAGATGGTCAGAAAAATTCATTAACAATTGAATTTGACGTTAAATCAGTTGGTGAACCGATGTTTAATATCATTTTTAAGTTTTGCGATAGAGATTGGAATCCTTATAATAATTTATTTCTTTCCAATACAGGGTACAACACAGTTTTTCAACATCAAATGTTTTATGAAGTTTTGCCCCCGCAAATTAAAGAAGTTGATTTTCATTACAAGGGTAGTTTTCCAAACGATAGAAGTAGTGTAGATTTCCCATTCTCTGGCAAATGGAAATTTTATGTAACTGAATCCAATGATACTTCAAAAGTTTATGCAGTGGGAAAATTTATTGTTGTAAACAATCTCATCGAAGTTTCTGCTAAAATTAAAAATGAAACACTTGAAAAAATTTACTTTCCAACTGATCTTGGAAGAATTTTTCAATTGGATCTTGAATTGAATTTACCAGAAAACTATTTTCCTTCTAATGTACAGGGAATTGAGATAATTGAAAACCAGAAAATTGAATATCCGTATTATGTTGATAGAAAAGGCAACAGCGATTTACGTGCATATTATTGGAACGGCAGCAATAAATTTAGTTTTATGTCTAAGGAAATAAGACCCGGGAATTCTTATCGACAGGTTGATTTAAGAAATACAACAATCAATATGGCAAAGCAAGTGTACGCGCAATTTGATGGAGTGGAAACTTCACGATTCTTTGTTTCGCCCGGGAAAGATTTGCACGGTGGTTCCCTGGTTGCAAAATATAGTGATCAATTTGCAACTTATCTTGATGTTACTTTTCGATTAAGACCACCTGCAGAAATAAACAGTAAAATATTTCTCGTTGGTTCTTTTAATAACTGGCAGGTGCTTCCTGAATATGAAATGCAAAATAGTGGTGGTCTATTTACAACCACAGTTCAGATTAAGCGTGGGATTTATGATTATCAGTATGTAACTGCAGATCTAAATGATGGGAAGATAAGCAATATTGATTGGTATATTCTGGAAGGAAATAACTGGAATACAAAAAATTATTACAGCATCTTCCTTTGGTATTCTGAACCTGATAAAGGTGGTTATGACAGAATAATTGGCTATCAACAAATTATGAGTAATTAA
- a CDS encoding Gfo/Idh/MocA family oxidoreductase: protein MSNLKIGIIGTGHLGRLHTKLFKEVTGCQLVGIFDKDLEMANACGKEFDVKVFEKLDDLLNAVDAVSIVATTSAHYELAKKSLEADKHVFVEKPITATIEEAEELVLISSQKSLNLQVGHIERFNPALLSLEKYQLDPKFIQTDRLAQFNPRGTDVAVVLDLMIHDIDIILSLVKSDVRKIHASGVAVVSDNIDIANARIEFENGAVANVTASRISQKKMRKMRMFQKDTYISLDFTTGASEVYRLASPDEQLKEPFVSFGEMGIGDKKKLVIYEQPELKEVNALQYELQLFVDSINKKEKPIVTGADGLKALKVAETIIMEIEKSKIN, encoded by the coding sequence ATGTCGAATTTGAAAATTGGAATTATTGGTACAGGTCATTTAGGCAGACTTCATACAAAACTTTTTAAGGAAGTTACCGGCTGCCAGCTTGTTGGAATATTTGATAAAGATTTAGAAATGGCAAATGCTTGTGGAAAAGAATTTGATGTGAAGGTTTTTGAGAAACTTGATGACTTATTAAATGCGGTTGATGCTGTTTCGATAGTTGCAACAACCAGCGCTCATTATGAACTTGCAAAGAAATCATTGGAAGCAGACAAACATGTTTTTGTAGAGAAACCAATTACTGCCACAATTGAAGAAGCTGAGGAACTTGTTCTGATTTCATCTCAAAAAAGTTTAAATCTACAGGTGGGACACATTGAAAGATTCAATCCTGCTTTGCTTTCGCTTGAAAAATATCAACTGGATCCAAAATTCATTCAGACTGACAGACTTGCTCAATTTAATCCACGCGGTACCGATGTTGCTGTTGTATTGGATTTGATGATTCACGATATCGATATTATTTTAAGTCTGGTTAAAAGTGATGTTAGAAAAATTCACGCGAGTGGTGTTGCTGTAGTTTCGGATAATATTGATATTGCAAATGCAAGAATTGAATTTGAAAACGGCGCTGTGGCAAATGTAACTGCATCCAGAATTTCTCAAAAGAAAATGCGGAAGATGCGAATGTTCCAGAAGGATACTTACATCTCTCTCGATTTTACAACTGGTGCTTCGGAAGTTTACAGGCTTGCTTCTCCCGATGAACAGTTGAAAGAACCATTCGTTTCCTTTGGAGAAATGGGAATTGGTGATAAGAAAAAATTAGTTATTTATGAACAGCCGGAATTGAAAGAAGTTAATGCTCTTCAGTATGAACTGCAGCTATTTGTTGATTCGATCAACAAGAAGGAG